In the genome of Myxococcus stipitatus, one region contains:
- a CDS encoding DUF5985 family protein, whose amino-acid sequence MAEAVYILCALTSVACAVLLLRAWKRTQSRLLLWSGLCFVGLAVSNVLLFVDLGLLPPTIDLYMPRQLSTLAAVSVLLYGLIWDAT is encoded by the coding sequence ATGGCTGAAGCGGTCTACATCCTGTGTGCCCTGACGAGCGTGGCGTGCGCGGTGCTGCTCTTGCGCGCCTGGAAGCGGACCCAGTCCCGGCTCTTGTTGTGGAGCGGGCTGTGCTTCGTGGGCCTGGCGGTGAGCAACGTGCTGCTCTTCGTGGACCTGGGGCTCCTGCCTCCCACCATCGACCTGTACATGCCGCGCCAGCTGTCCACGCTGGCCGCGGTCTCCGTCCTGCTCTACGGGCTCATCTGGGACGCCACCTGA
- a CDS encoding RNA polymerase sigma factor has product MSETKMEQSEQARFEAAMEPLLPRLHRFCLALCRGRQEAEDLFQDSLVRAYLSGDAREPGSRLGWLCGIARNQFLENRRSLARRRSLLESVLEGATSVLGSLFMGGVEQPDPEARLCRSEEAELLLLCLHGLPEKFRLVVLLCDVEDLPYEEVARVLELPVGTVKSRHSRGRARLGELFLSAVDRQAHALGEGGRP; this is encoded by the coding sequence GTGTCTGAAACGAAAATGGAACAAAGCGAGCAGGCGCGGTTCGAGGCCGCGATGGAACCGCTGTTGCCCAGGCTGCATCGTTTCTGTCTCGCCCTGTGCCGCGGCCGTCAGGAAGCGGAGGACCTGTTCCAGGACTCCCTGGTGCGGGCCTATCTGAGCGGGGACGCACGCGAGCCCGGCTCCCGGCTGGGCTGGCTGTGTGGCATCGCGCGCAACCAGTTCCTGGAGAACCGCCGCTCACTGGCGCGGCGCCGCTCGCTGCTGGAGTCGGTGCTGGAGGGCGCGACGTCGGTGCTGGGCTCGCTCTTCATGGGCGGCGTGGAGCAGCCGGACCCCGAAGCCCGGCTGTGTCGCTCCGAGGAGGCGGAGCTGCTGCTCCTGTGTCTGCACGGGCTGCCGGAGAAGTTCCGGCTGGTGGTGCTGCTGTGTGACGTGGAGGACCTCCCTTATGAGGAGGTGGCCCGCGTGCTGGAGCTGCCCGTTGGCACGGTGAAGAGTCGACACTCCCGAGGCCGCGCGAGGCTGGGGGAGTTGTTCCTCTCCGCCGTGGACCGGCAGGCTCACGCTCTCGGTGAGGGAGGTCGTCCATGA
- a CDS encoding HAMP domain-containing protein produces MAEKKDVSRRVVARPPRRPVEDDSDTLDSRQLLRVLTAVRKGDFSVRMPVDKVGNAGKVADSLNEIIELNERMAHEFERIGSVVGKEGRITQRAHLMSALGSWADCVESVNTLVADLVQPTTEMGRVIGAVAKGDLSQTMALEVDSRPLKGEFLRTARLVNGMVEQLGAFASEVTRVAREVGTEGKLGGQAKVKGVAGTWKDLTDNVNSMASNLTSQVRNIAEVTTAVAKGDLSKKITVDVRGEILELKNTINTMVDQLSSFASEVTRVAREVGTEGKLGGQAVVKGVGGTWKDLTDNVNSMASNLTSQMRNIAEVTTAVANGDLSKKITVDVRGEILELKNTINTMVDQLNSFASEVTRVAREVGTEGKLGGQAVVRGVGGTWKDLTDNVNSMASNLTAQMRNIAEVTTAVANGDLSKKITVDVRGEILELKSTINTMVDQLNSFASEVTRVAREVGTEGKLGGQAVVRGVGGTWKDLTDNVNSMASNLTAQVRNIAEVTTAVARGDLSKKITVDVQGEILELKNTINTMVDQLNSFASEVTRVAREVGTEGKLGGQAEVKGVGGTWKDLTDNVNSMASNLTTQVRGIAKVVTSVANGDLKRKLVVDAKGEIAELADTINGMIDTLAVFADQVTTVAREVGIEGKLGGQARVPGTAGIWRDLTDNVNQLAANLTTQVRAIAEVATAVTKGDLTRFITVSAQGEVAALKDNINEMIRNLKDTTRKNTEQDWLKTNLAKFTRVLQGQRDLLTVSKVILSELAPLVDAQHGVFFISDRAEGGEQILKLLASYAYRERKGLSNTFKLGEGLVGQCALEKEPILLSDVPDSYIRVSSGLGEEVPRSIVVLPVLFEGEIKAVIELASFHRFSDVHMGFLEQLTESIGIVLNTIAANMRTEALLKQSQALTDELRKQQEELTETNKRLELQAASLQQSEELLKRQQEELRRTNEELQEKAQLLSEQKTEVERKNGEVEQAKLALEEKAEQLSLTSKYKSEFLANMSHELRTPLNSLLILSQTLSENMDGNLTGRQVEFAKTIHASGADLLELINDILDLSKIESGTMAVDVGPLRFIDLREFVERTFRQVADTKGLFFDIDLAPDMAGEVETDAKRLQQVLKNLLSNAFKFTESGSVSLHIGLARGGWSSDHPVLSAAPCVVAFSVRDTGIGIPKDKHHIIFEAFQQADGSTARKYGGTGLGLSISREIARLLGGEIRLESEPGQGSVFTLYLPLDFRAERPGLEVRPAALSLAHAVSLLPPLHLEEVAPAAPSLEVLGIEDDRASIQPGDRVLLAVTHAPDPAARLRAAARVVGFKLLVSTEVEGALEAARSTRPVAVAVDLDLPELAGWVMLDRLKHDAATRALPVYTVSEEDHRERSLRLGALGHLRAAADPDAAAAALASLRDFVECPGRGLLIVEDDATHRQVLVDLLGSEDVRTVAVGTAADALSALAEHRFDCVVLDLGLPDMSGTELIRRVRQAHGAGGPPIIVSTGRELTRAQEAELRRVTEAIVVKDARSPERLLEETSLFLHRSPEHLTEPKRRMLEKAREKDPLLVHRKVLVVDDDVRNIFALNTVLERYGMTVAFAESAREGLELLARDLDIELVLMDVMMPEMDGYQAMRAIRGMERVAHLPILALTAKAMKGDREKCLEAGASDYITKPVDIDQLLSLLRVWLHAPRGGRRAGPAPRDVERPGEGQSHARS; encoded by the coding sequence ATGGCCGAGAAGAAGGATGTATCCCGCCGCGTCGTGGCCCGCCCGCCGCGTCGACCGGTGGAGGACGACTCCGACACGCTGGACTCACGACAGCTCCTGCGGGTGCTCACCGCCGTGCGCAAGGGCGACTTCTCCGTGCGCATGCCGGTGGACAAGGTGGGCAACGCCGGCAAGGTGGCGGACTCGCTCAATGAAATCATCGAGCTCAACGAGCGCATGGCGCACGAGTTCGAGCGCATCGGCAGCGTGGTGGGCAAGGAGGGCCGCATCACCCAGCGGGCCCACCTGATGAGCGCGCTGGGGTCCTGGGCGGACTGCGTGGAGTCGGTGAACACGCTGGTGGCGGACCTGGTGCAACCCACCACGGAGATGGGCCGCGTCATCGGCGCGGTGGCCAAGGGCGACTTGTCGCAGACGATGGCGCTGGAGGTGGACAGCCGCCCCCTCAAGGGGGAGTTCCTGCGCACCGCCCGCCTCGTGAACGGGATGGTGGAGCAGCTCGGCGCCTTCGCCTCGGAGGTGACGCGTGTCGCGCGCGAGGTGGGCACGGAGGGCAAGCTGGGCGGCCAGGCCAAGGTGAAGGGCGTGGCGGGCACGTGGAAGGACCTCACGGACAACGTGAACTCCATGGCCTCCAACCTCACCTCCCAGGTGCGCAACATCGCCGAGGTGACCACGGCGGTGGCCAAGGGCGACTTGTCGAAGAAGATCACCGTGGACGTGCGCGGCGAGATTCTCGAGCTGAAGAACACCATCAACACCATGGTGGACCAGCTCTCGTCCTTCGCCTCGGAGGTGACCCGCGTGGCGCGCGAGGTGGGCACGGAGGGCAAGCTGGGCGGTCAGGCCGTGGTGAAGGGCGTGGGCGGCACGTGGAAGGACCTCACGGACAACGTGAACTCCATGGCCTCCAACCTCACCTCCCAGATGCGCAACATCGCCGAGGTGACGACGGCCGTCGCGAACGGAGACTTGTCGAAGAAGATCACCGTGGACGTGCGCGGCGAGATTCTCGAGCTGAAGAACACCATCAACACCATGGTGGACCAGCTCAACTCGTTCGCCTCGGAAGTGACCCGCGTGGCGCGCGAGGTGGGGACGGAGGGCAAGCTGGGCGGTCAGGCGGTGGTGCGCGGCGTGGGCGGCACGTGGAAGGACCTCACGGACAACGTGAACTCCATGGCCTCCAACCTCACGGCGCAGATGCGCAACATCGCCGAGGTGACCACGGCTGTCGCGAACGGAGACCTGTCGAAGAAGATCACCGTGGACGTGCGCGGCGAGATTCTCGAGCTCAAGAGCACCATCAACACGATGGTGGACCAGCTCAACTCGTTCGCCTCGGAGGTGACCCGCGTGGCGCGCGAGGTCGGCACCGAGGGCAAGCTGGGCGGTCAGGCCGTGGTGCGCGGCGTGGGTGGCACGTGGAAGGACCTCACGGACAACGTGAACTCCATGGCCTCCAACCTCACGGCGCAGGTGCGCAACATCGCCGAGGTGACCACGGCGGTGGCTCGCGGCGACCTGTCGAAGAAGATCACCGTGGACGTGCAGGGTGAAATCCTGGAGCTGAAGAACACCATCAACACCATGGTGGACCAGCTCAACTCGTTCGCCTCGGAAGTGACCCGCGTGGCGCGCGAGGTGGGCACGGAGGGCAAGCTGGGCGGCCAGGCCGAGGTGAAGGGCGTGGGCGGCACGTGGAAGGACCTCACGGACAACGTGAACTCCATGGCCTCCAACCTCACGACGCAGGTGCGCGGCATCGCCAAGGTGGTGACGTCCGTCGCGAATGGAGACCTGAAGCGCAAGCTGGTGGTGGACGCGAAGGGGGAAATCGCGGAGCTGGCGGACACCATCAACGGGATGATCGACACCCTGGCGGTGTTCGCCGACCAGGTGACGACGGTGGCCCGCGAGGTGGGCATCGAGGGGAAGCTGGGGGGACAGGCGCGGGTGCCGGGCACGGCGGGCATCTGGCGCGACCTCACCGACAACGTGAATCAGCTGGCCGCCAACCTCACCACGCAGGTGCGCGCCATCGCCGAGGTGGCCACGGCGGTGACCAAGGGCGACCTCACGCGCTTCATCACCGTGTCCGCGCAGGGCGAGGTGGCCGCCCTCAAGGACAACATCAACGAGATGATTCGCAACCTGAAGGACACCACGCGCAAGAACACGGAGCAGGACTGGCTCAAGACGAACCTGGCCAAGTTCACCCGCGTCCTCCAGGGACAGCGCGACCTGCTCACGGTGTCCAAGGTCATCCTCTCGGAGCTGGCGCCGCTGGTGGACGCGCAGCACGGCGTGTTCTTCATCTCCGACCGGGCGGAGGGCGGAGAGCAGATCCTCAAGCTGCTCGCGTCCTATGCCTACCGGGAGCGCAAGGGGCTCTCCAACACCTTCAAGCTGGGCGAGGGCCTGGTGGGGCAGTGCGCGCTGGAGAAGGAGCCCATCCTCCTGTCCGACGTGCCGGACTCGTACATCCGCGTCTCGTCGGGGCTGGGAGAGGAGGTGCCGCGCAGCATCGTCGTGCTGCCGGTGCTCTTCGAGGGGGAGATCAAGGCCGTCATCGAGCTGGCCTCGTTCCACCGCTTCAGCGACGTGCACATGGGCTTCCTGGAGCAGCTCACGGAGTCCATCGGCATCGTGCTCAACACGATTGCCGCCAACATGCGGACGGAGGCGCTGCTCAAGCAGTCCCAGGCGCTCACCGACGAGCTGCGCAAGCAGCAGGAGGAGCTGACCGAGACGAACAAGCGCCTGGAGCTGCAGGCCGCCTCGCTCCAGCAGTCGGAGGAACTGCTCAAGCGCCAGCAGGAGGAGCTGCGCCGCACCAACGAGGAGCTTCAGGAGAAGGCGCAGCTGCTCTCCGAGCAGAAGACGGAGGTGGAGCGCAAGAACGGCGAGGTGGAGCAGGCCAAGCTCGCGCTGGAGGAGAAGGCCGAGCAGCTCAGCCTCACGTCCAAGTACAAGTCGGAGTTCCTGGCCAACATGAGCCACGAGCTGCGCACGCCGCTCAACAGCCTGCTCATCCTCAGCCAGACGCTCAGCGAGAACATGGATGGCAACCTCACCGGACGTCAGGTGGAGTTCGCCAAGACGATTCACGCCTCCGGCGCGGACCTGCTGGAGCTCATCAACGACATCCTGGACCTGTCGAAAATCGAGTCCGGCACCATGGCGGTGGACGTGGGGCCGCTGCGCTTCATCGACCTGCGCGAGTTCGTGGAGCGCACCTTCCGGCAGGTGGCGGATACGAAGGGCCTCTTCTTCGACATCGACCTGGCGCCGGACATGGCGGGGGAGGTGGAGACGGACGCCAAGCGGCTCCAGCAGGTGCTCAAGAACCTCCTCTCCAACGCGTTCAAGTTCACCGAGTCCGGCTCGGTGTCGTTGCACATCGGCCTGGCCCGAGGCGGCTGGTCGTCGGACCACCCGGTGCTGTCGGCCGCGCCCTGCGTCGTCGCCTTCTCCGTGCGAGACACCGGCATCGGCATCCCCAAGGACAAGCACCACATCATCTTCGAGGCCTTCCAGCAGGCGGATGGCTCCACCGCGCGCAAGTACGGCGGCACCGGCCTGGGCCTCTCCATCAGTCGCGAAATCGCGAGGCTGCTCGGCGGAGAAATCCGGCTGGAGAGCGAGCCGGGGCAGGGCAGCGTCTTCACCTTGTACCTGCCCCTGGACTTCCGGGCCGAGCGGCCGGGGCTGGAGGTGCGGCCCGCGGCGCTGTCGCTGGCCCATGCCGTCTCCCTGCTGCCTCCGCTGCACCTCGAGGAGGTGGCCCCCGCGGCGCCGTCGCTCGAGGTGCTGGGCATCGAGGATGACCGCGCCTCCATCCAGCCCGGAGACCGGGTGCTCCTGGCGGTGACGCACGCGCCGGACCCCGCGGCGAGGCTGCGCGCGGCGGCGCGGGTCGTGGGCTTCAAGCTGCTGGTCTCCACGGAGGTGGAGGGCGCGCTGGAGGCGGCGCGCAGCACGCGGCCCGTGGCGGTGGCGGTGGACCTGGACCTGCCGGAGCTCGCGGGCTGGGTGATGCTGGACCGGCTCAAGCACGACGCGGCGACGCGGGCCCTGCCCGTGTACACCGTGTCCGAGGAGGACCACCGCGAGCGCTCCCTGCGGCTGGGCGCGCTGGGCCACCTGCGCGCGGCGGCGGACCCGGACGCGGCGGCGGCGGCGCTCGCCTCGCTGCGCGACTTCGTGGAGTGCCCGGGCCGGGGGCTCCTCATCGTCGAGGACGACGCCACCCACCGCCAGGTGCTGGTGGACCTGCTGGGCAGCGAGGACGTGCGGACGGTGGCGGTGGGCACGGCGGCCGACGCCCTCTCCGCGCTGGCCGAGCACCGCTTCGACTGCGTGGTGTTGGACCTGGGGCTGCCAGACATGTCCGGCACGGAGCTCATCCGCCGGGTGCGCCAGGCGCATGGCGCGGGAGGTCCCCCCATCATCGTCTCCACGGGCCGCGAGCTGACGCGCGCGCAGGAGGCGGAGCTGCGCCGCGTGACGGAGGCCATCGTCGTCAAGGACGCGCGCAGCCCCGAGCGGCTGCTGGAGGAGACGAGCCTCTTCCTGCACCGCTCTCCCGAGCACCTGACGGAGCCCAAGCGCCGCATGCTGGAGAAGGCGCGCGAGAAGGACCCGCTGCTCGTGCACCGCAAGGTGTTGGTGGTGGACGACGACGTGCGCAACATCTTCGCCCTCAACACCGTGCTGGAGCGCTACGGCATGACGGTGGCGTTCGCGGAGAGCGCGCGCGAGGGGCTGGAGCTGCTGGCGCGCGACCTGGACATCGAGCTGGTGCTGATGGACGTGATGATGCCGGAGATGGACGGCTACCAGGCCATGCGCGCCATCCGGGGCATGGAGCGCGTGGCGCACCTGCCGATTCTCGCCCTCACCGCGAAGGCGATGAAGGGAGACCGCGAGAAGTGCCTGGAGGCGGGCGCGTCCGACTACATCACCAAGCCGGTGGACATCGACCAGTTGCTGAGCCTCTTGCGCGTCTGGCTGCACGCGCCCAGGGGAGGGCGGCGGGCGGGGCCTGCTCCGCGCGATGTGGAGCGGCCAGGCGAGGGACAGTCACACGCTCGAAGCTGA
- a CDS encoding DUF5985 family protein, with protein sequence MLRSMLNGAVAMGWLACALFFLRFWKQSNERLFGFFSLSFLMQALTSAASGLIDAQDERRNYIYMARLVGFLIILYAIWDKNRGNRRR encoded by the coding sequence ATGCTCCGGTCCATGCTCAACGGCGCGGTGGCAATGGGGTGGCTGGCGTGCGCGCTGTTCTTCCTGCGCTTCTGGAAGCAGTCGAACGAGCGCCTGTTCGGCTTCTTCTCGCTGTCCTTCCTGATGCAGGCGCTGACCTCGGCGGCGTCCGGGCTCATCGACGCGCAGGATGAGCGCCGCAACTACATCTACATGGCGCGGCTTGTCGGCTTCCTCATCATCCTCTACGCCATCTGGGACAAGAACCGGGGGAACCGGCGCCGCTGA
- a CDS encoding response regulator codes for METVLVVDDELGILEALADLLREEGYQVLTATHGAEALARMGELRPDLVLTDWMMPVLDGPALVECIRAEPGWSGVSLLGMSAVDVGSLRAQYPSIPFLQKPFDIPALMKQIRKALDGQRALSG; via the coding sequence ATGGAGACGGTCCTGGTGGTGGATGACGAGCTGGGCATCCTCGAGGCCCTCGCGGACCTCCTGCGGGAAGAGGGCTACCAGGTCCTGACGGCCACGCACGGCGCGGAGGCCCTGGCGCGGATGGGCGAGCTGCGTCCGGACCTGGTCCTCACGGATTGGATGATGCCGGTGTTGGATGGCCCGGCCCTCGTCGAGTGCATCCGCGCGGAGCCGGGCTGGAGCGGCGTGTCGCTCCTGGGGATGAGCGCGGTGGACGTGGGCTCCCTGCGGGCTCAGTATCCGAGCATCCCGTTTCTTCAGAAGCCCTTCGACATCCCCGCGTTGATGAAACAGATACGCAAGGCCCTGGACGGTCAGCGCGCGCTCTCGGGTTGA